GACGTGAAGGAGGACGGTACCCGCACCGTCATTTTTGAAGTCAACGGTGAACCCTGGTACATGCCGGTAACGGACCAGAACTTGTTAGGAGATTCGGCGGTTCGCGAAAAGGCGGTCGCTCCTGGTCAAGTCGGCGCGTCCATGCCAGGAgtggtagttggcttgaaAGTTAAAGCAGGAGACACCGTACAAGAAGGTGAAACCGTAGCGACCTTGTCGGCCATGAAGATGGAAACCTCAATTCCGGCGACGGCATCGGGTGTTATCAAGCGTGTGCTTGTCAACGTGGGCGACAAGGTCAACGGAGACGATCTCATCCTTGAGATTGAATAAACAATAGAAGTACGTTTTGTCAACACAAGCATACCCTTTACGCACGGTTTAAAGGACATAAGTCACCAGAATTGGAAGCACACTGATTTCTTCCATACAGAAAAGGTTTGGTTTCTAAACACAAATTCATGTACTATGCAAACAACAAAGGATCTATATGGACGAAAACAGTATACGATGCATTGGCTTGGGGCCACGAAACATGCTATACCGGAAGCGCAAAGTTCAACGTCGCCTTTTAGCAGCACGTATCGTTTCGTTCTTCGTAGGTGCTACTCGTTTGTCGGCGCAAATCGATCGGCGGAACGGACGGCGGCACAAAAAGTTGCGGCGGTTGCGACCGCCGTTTGTAGTCTTCGTATTGCAAAGCAAGCCGTGCCACTTCATGAAACGCTTCATCGACATTTACGGCAGTCTTGGCAGAGGTTTCAAAATGTGGAAAAGGTATGCTGCCCATGGAGTGTGCACCGGCTGCATCTCGGCACCATTGTTCGGCACGAGCTAATGGTACCAATCGGTCGTTGACCTATGTAGAATTCATTCAATTAGAGCCGATCCACAAACGTTACGAGTGAGGCTTTCAAAGTGCTGCCACTAAGCTGCGCGTCGAACTCTCCATCCTAGCGTACCTTGTCGACTTTGTTGCCCAAGACTGCGAATGGAAATTGCGCAGCTGTCTCACTAAGACCAGGTACCATCATGCTCCCGCCCACTTGATCGAGAAATTCCTGTCGCCAGTGATTAAGATTATCGATACTGTGCAGGTCAGTTACGTCATAGCAGAGCAAAGCCGCATCGGCTCCCCGATAAAATCCTACGCCCAAGGATTGGAACCTTTCTTGGCCTGCTGTATCCCATATCTGTAACATGACAACATGCCTCTGGCCAAAGGCGTCCGTAACGACGACCTGTTTGGTTAAAAAGTCGGCCCCGATTGTAGCTTTGTACTGTCCGGTGAATTTCCCAGTCGAATAGCGATTCATTAAGGAAGTCTTTCCCACTCTGTAAATAAAGCAAAGGGTCCGTTTGTGAGGGAAAGCTTCTCCAACGTGTCGAGTGTGGTAGCGCTTCCTTCACACAGCTATACCAACTTCGCAAAAGGACGTACCCAGAGTCACCGAGGATTACTATCTTCAATGTTTTCGGCCGGTGAGCAGCCATGCTTTCTCGTTCTGGAGCACGTGTTGCTCAGTGTCAATTACCTGCACTGCTGGGAAGCGATTGCAATGGATCGCTCGGGCTGCCTATGTACAGCACTGAATAGCTCAATCTAAGACAACTATCTAGACTTCCGAAAAAAGAGACTGACAGAGAGTAACCACGAATGATCGAGATAGGCAGCTAGCTGTAAAGGTAGTTCTTTCTGCAGTCGTATGGAGGGCTTTCCATGCAGGTTTCGACAAATTGCAAACTCTTTGTATTGCACATTGATTCTCTATTATTGTGAAATAGGAGGTACCCTCCACGTTCGGCTCCACACGGGCGTCTGGGCTGCTGTACGGGTACTTCGTTATTTGGCCTGTAACGATCTTGCTTCTAGTTTACAGTCACTAGCTAGAAGATAGAGAATACCGTGTTATGGGGACCAAGCTAATGGAACGAGAGGTTTAATGTAAATTGAGCTAATCTCAGATGAATGCTAATTAATAGATCATCGCAGGGACGCGTGCTTGGTGGCTTCCTCCTGTACAACAGTACATTATTCGACCTCGTCGTGAAAGATTTGTTCTGACAGCATCGAAAAGTGAAGTTCATCGTTGCCTTGCCATAGTAGTCCAGTCCAAACGGACAGCTACTTCTTTAGGGACCCCAGGCAGTCAAAATTCCCGCTGCAAAATGCGAAGAAACAAGCTGATCTTCATTCCAATCTTCTCAGGATCTCCTAGAAATTATAGTCTTTTGTGACTTTATCCGCCTCCTTGGTTCTTTTGTGCCCGACGACCAACGGCCTCCTCCGCACGCTTTTTGAGCAATTCCATCTTTTCAGCCTTGCGCTTTGCTTCTGAATCGGCCTCGTCCTCATTGGTACTCTCAGCCGCAGTTTCTACCCTTACCTTTTCCTTGCGGCGGGCCATCGCCTCTTCCGCACGCTTTTGCAGCGAATCCATTTTTTCAGCTTTCCGCCTCGCTTCATCCGCCGCTGCTGCGgcttcttttcttgctttcgcTGCAGTCTTTTGTAAGGTTTTCAGgtcgtcctcatcgtcgCCAAGGTTGGCTGCGCCGTCTTCAGTTGGCAGAAAAGCAGTTTTTGCGGCAGGGGCATCCGGTTGGAACCGAGTGCCATCGCTGTTACGATTAGCCATGAGAAATTCACCATCTTGCTCTTGGGATAATTGGTTCACAAAGTCTGGAATATTGTCAAACATATTGCGACCGTTCCGAAATCGTCGCGACGGTACCCCGCGCAAAGAACCAACGGCCGAACCGCCACCAATGATTACTTCCAACCCGTCCAAAGGATCAAGAGCAGGCGGAGGTATCATTCCAGAACCACCCTCCATTGGCGTATCTACCTCAATGCGACGATTGATTTCCAAGTTTTTGGCTTTCATTTTTTTGATGATCGAGTCTGCTCGTCGGACCAGCGCTAATCCGACAGTTACAGGCTCTCCCGTGGACCCTGGCTCGGCAACTGACGTCAACACTCCAACTTCAATTTCTGCATTGCTGCCCAGCACAAACACTTTGTCTCCTGCTCTCGGAACTCTTGTCAAGTTTTCCACGATGCTTCGATCACCAGCTGACTGGTAATCGTAAACATTGAAATCATCATCGAAAACAACCTGATACAGCATTCGAGGTGGCCCTCTTGGATTCTTGACGACGGACGCGATCCCTTCCTGACCAAGGTAACATCCTTTTTCCATATTGATTGTATAATCTAAATGCAATTCTAGCGGCGTGGGTGGTGCAAGAAATGAGTCCTTTTGGTTGGCCAGCATTTCACGTTCAAACCCCACGGACCCCGATTCGATGCGCAGGCTTTCAAACTCAAGAGCACCGATCTGGACGGGTCCTTTCGTGTTACCATCCGAAATCAGAAAGTCCCAAACATGTGTTCCTATCTTTTCGTGATCATTTAAGAAGCAAAAGGTGTAGCCGACGGCCGCACACGAATTGACGCTTGTTGAGGGTACAATGAGTAGAGAAGGATCAACACCACCCTGTAGAGGAATCATCGTACATTGTCGAGCCGAAGGCAGCTGAAAACAGTTGTTGTTCTTAAGGTCAATTCGCGGTAAAATTTGCTCGTTGAAAACTGTTCGAACATCTTCGATATTGGTTGAAACGAGGTCAAAAATGCAAGAGGAGCTGGTGCTATCAATGAGCTCGACTTGGTCGAGGGGAAAAATATACGGATCCAACTTGCGAAAAAGACTTTCTCCTGCGTGACCGGGCGACGTCAACATGTATCCAGAGTCGACACTCGTGATCGCGACGGATAATCGGTCTACAAGGCGCCCTTTTCCGTTCAGCAAACAAGCCTGGTAGAAAGATCCAAGGGAATCTACGAGACCAGAGGCGGAAAACGTTTGGGTTAATTTGTTGTTGAGAAAACTCAAACAGCCATCGCCATTGACACCCACAACGCCAAACTTTAGAGGCGTTTCGTCCAATTTCCATCCAATACACTGTCCGGAACGTAAGGCACTGCGAACAGCTTCCCCGCGCAAGGAAGCGGGTGTGTTCTCCGGATAACTGCTCGCTAAATTGGTTTCAAACTGCAACAAACCTTCGTTTGGTGGGACATACTCGTAGTCTAAAGAACCTCTCAGGCAAACGACTCCAGATTTCTCTATTCTAAGATTTacttttgttggaaacgaTGTGATTTGGATGATCCAAGTCATCAACATCACGGACGTCGCTAGCCAGAACAGAAACCCCATGTTGACAATAGATGCTGGAAAATGTGACCAGCGCATGGGATGGACTAATACTAGAGCTAGAATTATGGTATTTGCTTTGCCAACGATGACGTATGTACGACATGGTAGTCCAACGAATCGGACCGCCTGTTCGGATACGAACGcaccaacagtaaattgCGTAGAATTTCTCTGTAGGGTATGGTACAAGGAGGAATCTTTGACTTTTCTTTTCGATGCTGTCGAGATTTACAAACACGTTGAAAAGTGACTTGCTGAAAACACTAGTTGTTGCGCAAATTCCGACCATGGTGCGCGTCTTTTATGAGCCCCCTCCTTTTGGTGTGGGAACAGATCTGAACAGGTCAGGATATGGTGTCCACGGTGGCGGTCTCTTCAAAGGCTTGTTGGAAAGGGCCAGCAAGATGCGCCCCATCGTTTCTATTGGAGTTCCGGTGACGGTGATCTTCATGATCGCCTCCATTCCACTCAGTACGTTTTGGTATTCCGGATTCCATTAGCGTATCTTAACTTTTTGGAATCTCATCAACTGTAAACTGTGCAATTTTGTTCGTTGCTACTGTCTAGTGTTCAACAAGCTCCCTTTCTCCATGGATCCGGAGTATCAGGCGGCTCAGCGCGCATATATGCGTTACCACAATATGAATCCCATTTTCGGTATCAGCAGCAAGTAAGTGTGCTACGAAATGTTGGATTTGTTCCATCCTGCTCTCCAATTGTCAGACACACTGAAGCAAAATGAAGAAGGGATCAAGGGGATTGGAGGTTTCGACGTCTACTGCCAGCTTGAAGCTTTGGGATGTATTTGTTGTCTTACCGTATTCTCTTCTCCTGATATTTTTAGACGCGCTCGGGCCATGGACGCCGATCCGTAATCGTGGTCTCCTACACGTCGACGATTGGGAATGATGATTGTGAAGCATTCACAAGTGCAGTCCCATCGGATGTATTGATCGTATTGTTTAATGAatcattaacagtaagtaggAACGTTTACATGACATTTTAGATGTTATAATGTGATGCCTACGAGAAAAGCCATAGACAGCGCACTTTTTGTCAGTTCATACAGTTCGGTTCACAGTAAGCAGAGTTTCCCGTCCAATTTGACGGGATTGAACGTGCCCCACATGTTCGTCATTTTTGTTCCATCCTGTCTATAATTTCATATCTTCTAAAGCTCTGCGGGGTTGTTAGAGACCCTAAAATCTTTGGCTAGGTAGAAAAGATCACTGACGACGTGCCAACTGTTCCCGATGCCGCTCAAACTGCCTGGGCAGCTTTCATCCGTCTTTTCGACGAGCTCCGGAAGATTTGCAGGGAATTCATTGGTATTTTGCCAATGCTGTATGACTACCATATGGACTTTCCCGAACCACAATTCTCCGCTTTGTCTCCTTTGCATTCACAGGCTCATAAATTTGAAACCAGTTCCCAAGTTATTTCAGCAACACATCCACAATTGTTCAGTTTTCTGAAActctgcttctttttccttacCTGCCAGCAAGGTGCTGCAACACTCCAGGGTGGTCCTATGGTCGGGGAATCCGGAAACCAAGACGATCTCATTCCCAGAGCTCTTAAATCGGGTAAGGGATCTTCAAGCTCCAAGGACCCGAAATCTTCTCAACGCTCCACAACACTCAAGATAACTGTGCGCAACTTAGCCTATCTCCAACCCATGTCTGGCTTTTTTGTCATGGCCCACAACGCTCATGCCACTCCGCTCTTCCAGCTTGGCGAACCTGCGACGGATGCGCTTGCAACTCTTGCTGAAGAGGGCGACGCGAGCGCTCTTGTCAACATGTTCAGCGAAATGGAAACCACGGGCGTGGACCAGTCCTCCATCGGTGTGTTCAGTAACGGAGGCCCGTTGACTCCCTTTGAGTCGCTCACCTTTGAGGTCAAGGTTTCAAAAAAGTATCCATACGTGTCCTTTGCGAGTATGGCAATCAACACCAACGACTGCTTTATCGGCATTAACGCCCGCGAACTTGTCCCTGGTATGTCGTTCACGGTTCCCGGCTACGATTCCGGCACGGAGGAAAACAACGAGGATTGCGGCTTCATCCCTGGTCCCTTTTGCCAAGACATTAACACTGACAGTGCCGCCGCTGGAAATGGTGAGGGAGTGGTTCACGTCCATCGTGGCGTGCATGGCGTCGCAGATTTGATCCCCGCCGAGCTTGATTGGCGCAACCCGATGTTGTTGGTGACTGTGGAGTAGCATAGTATTGCTACTAATGCATTGTACAAGTTGGTTTTGGGATAAAAGGAATGCATACATTTTGCCAAAGTCTGAACTCAAACTAGTCCATCGCATCATACCAAGGCTTGGCCCACGCTGGTAGTGGAGCAATCACTCCATAGTCTAGGAATAATTCTTCGTGTACAGCGATCGGTTTTGTAGCGCGAACAGCAGCGCCAAAGTTTGATCCGACTCTTCCGTCGAGCAGAACCACTTCGTTGGTTCCGGCATCGTAATACCAGGGGGAGTTGTCGGAACGAACTTCGTTCGGGATCTGGTAGAGTGATTGTTTGTCGAGCGATGCCTTGAAGTGTGGTGTAAGGACGTTCGACCAAGCAAAAGATAGCACGTTCACGTTGGCACGCTTTACAGAATGATTGACAAAATGTGCACAGGCATTTGGGTTTGCATCTAAAATTCTGTTTCCAACTCTTAAAGCAGCCCCATCGAGATATCCACCACCGATGGAATGCAGGTTGAGAATATACGCATTTTCGCATGGTGGACTACCAGAAGGTGTAATCTGATTGGCGAGATAAAGAAAGGAGTCATCGTCTACAGTCGTGGGCAGAGCAGGCGTATGAACTCCCGGATACAAACAAAGCACCGTACCAGGCTTTGCGGAGTGTTGAGAAAATACGCCTTGACCGGCGCCAGGGATGGTGGAATCGCGAACGAGCACGCGGTGTGGCAAAGAAGGAGATAAGGAGGCGGCGGAAATGGAATGGTCCGACGATCGTTTCAATAGGAGCCGAATTTGAGCGCGAATTTGACA
The sequence above is drawn from the Phaeodactylum tricornutum CCAP 1055/1 chromosome 21, whole genome shotgun sequence genome and encodes:
- the Rab7 gene encoding predicted protein (Rab-type small GTPase, ortholog of T. pseudonana TPS_110754); translation: MAAHRPKTLKIVILGDSGVGKTSLMNRYSTGKFTGQYKATIGADFLTKQVVVTDAFGQRHVVMLQIWDTAGQERFQSLGVGFYRGADAALLCYDVTDLHSIDNLNHWRQEFLDQVGGSMMVPGLSETAAQFPFAVLGNKVDKVNDRLVPLARAEQWCRDAAGAHSMGSIPFPHFETSAKTAVNVDEAFHEVARLALQYEDYKRRSQPPQLFVPPSVPPIDLRRQTSSTYEERNDTCC
- a CDS encoding predicted protein — protein: MGFLFWLATSVMLMTWIIQITSFPTKVNLRIEKSGVVCLRGSLDYEYVPPNEGLLQFETNLASSYPENTPASLRGEAVRSALRSGQCIGWKLDETPLKFGVVGVNGDGCLSFLNNKLTQTFSASGLVDSLGSFYQACLLNGKGRLVDRLSVAITSVDSGYMLTSPGHAGESLFRKLDPYIFPLDQVELIDSTSSSCIFDLVSTNIEDVRTVFNEQILPRIDLKNNNCFQLPSARQCTMIPLQGGVDPSLLIVPSTSVNSCAAVGYTFCFLNDHEKIGTHVWDFLISDGNTKGPVQIGALEFESLRIESGSVGFEREMLANQKDSFLAPPTPLELHLDYTINMEKGCYLGQEGIASVVKNPRGPPRMLYQVVFDDDFNVYDYQSAGDRSIVENLTRVPRAGDKVFVLGSNAEIEVGVLTSVAEPGSTGEPVTVGLALVRRADSIIKKMKAKNLEINRRIEVDTPMEGGSGMIPPPALDPLDGLEVIIGGGSAVGSLRGVPSRRFRNGRNMFDNIPDFVNQLSQEQDGEFLMANRNSDGTRFQPDAPAAKTAFLPTEDGAANLGDDEDDLKTLQKTAAKARKEAAAAADEARRKAEKMDSLQKRAEEAMARRKEKVRVETAAESTNEDEADSEAKRKAEKMELLKKRAEEAVGRRAQKNQGGG
- a CDS encoding predicted protein produces the protein MLYDYHMDFPEPQFSALSPLHSQAHKFETSSQVISATHPQLFSFLKLCFFFLTCQQGAATLQGGPMVGESGNQDDLIPRALKSGKGSSSSKDPKSSQRSTTLKITVRNLAYLQPMSGFFVMAHNAHATPLFQLGEPATDALATLAEEGDASALVNMFSEMETTGVDQSSIGVFSNGGPLTPFESLTFEVKVSKKYPYVSFASMAINTNDCFIGINARELVPGMSFTVPGYDSGTEENNEDCGFIPGPFCQDINTDSAAAGNGEGVVHVHRGVHGVADLIPAELDWRNPMLLVTVE